From the Vibrio vulnificus CMCP6 genome, the window ATCCTAGGGGCTTTTGCCCAAGGTCTGCTGATCACCTTCCTACCTGTCTTCCTGATGCCAGTGTTGGGCGACCTTGGTTTTGCCAACACCACGTTTAGTGACGCGGACTTTGGTGCGGTCGGTATCCTACTTGGTCTGATTGTGCGTTAAGCCATTCTTCGTCAGATAACAAGGCCCAATAGAAAAGCCGCTGTGAACAACAGCGGCTTTTTCATTTTTCATCACACAATTAGCGAGCACGAAGCTTGTTGTGTTTTTTCACTTTTTTCATCGCCATTTGCTGCTTCAGTGGCGACAAGTAGTCGATGAAGAGATTACCAGAAAGATGGTCAATCTCGTGTTGCATCACGATCGCTAGAAACTCGCTGGTTTCGATTCGCAATGGTTTACCATCACGATCGAGCGCTTCCACGACGACCGAAGTGTAACGCTCAACATCGGCGTAGTAGTCTGGTACCGATAGGCAACCTTCTTGACCCATCTCTTTGTTGCTGCCGCTGACCACTTTTGGGTTCACCAGCACTAGCGGCTCATCGCGATTTTCTGACA encodes:
- the def gene encoding peptide deformylase → MAVLEILTAPDPRLRVQSKEVTDVAAVQTLIDDLLETLYETDNGVGLAAPQVGREEAIVVIDLSENRDEPLVLVNPKVVSGSNKEMGQEGCLSVPDYYADVERYTSVVVEALDRDGKPLRIETSEFLAIVMQHEIDHLSGNLFIDYLSPLKQQMAMKKVKKHNKLRAR